The Aphanothece sacrum FPU1 nucleotide sequence ATGGTAAAATGTCATCCGATTTTGTTAGAACCAATTTTATCGGTAACGGTGTTTACTCCTTGCGAATGTACCTCAAAAGTGTTGCAATTAGTCAGTGGACGACGGGGACAAATTTTAGGATATGAAAGTATGATCGACTCGAAAGCATGGGATCAAGTGAAAGCTTATTTACCCCAAGCAGAGATGCACAATTTTATTATTGAATTGCGATCGCTGACTATGGGGGTAGGAACATTTACCTGGAAATATGCTCACTTACAAGAAGTCCCTGAAAAGCGCAAGTAATTACATTGTAGGGGCTTAATGGTATCATAAACATTAATATTGTAGGGGCATGGCAATGATAACCTCTTGATAAAACCACAATTTTAAAAATGCCATGCCCAAATCAAAATAACCTAATGATTGACATAAATATGAGACAGGGCAATATTAATATTCGGTAAATATCATTGAATATGAGACAGGGCAATATTAATATTCGGTAAATATCATTGAAGATGAGACAGGGCAACATTAATATTCGGTAAATATAATTAAATCTGGGGGCATGGCAACATTAATATTATGATAAATTCCACAGATTTCTAATGCCATGCCCCTACGGCTTATATTGTTAACGTCTTCTTCCGAAACTTCTAGAAGGAGAACGACGACGACTACTACTACCAAAACCCGAACTCCGTTGAACCCTTGGGGTAGATTTACCCGAATTTTGGAGATTACTTGCACCAAACCCCGAACCACTGGATTTAGTGGAAGTAGAAGAAGGTTTACGAGTAGTTGTAGAACCAGACGAAGAATTTCTCAGGTTTCCGGTAGTGCGTAAAGTTTGACGATTTTTCACCACAGGAGGAGGAGAATTATATCTAGTTTGATAACTATTGACTGCTTGGGTATGGGTATTACCATAACCACCGTACCCACTCATTATCCCTCCAGATTGATAGAGAGGAGGAACATAATATTGAGGTCTGAATAATAAACTACCCAAAGCTTGACCCGCTACTGCACCCGCAAAAGGGGCCCAAAAATTAGATTCTCGACGGACAATGGTTTGAGGTTGTCCTGTTTGGGGGTTAGGTTGAGTTTCTGCTACAGTATGAAGGTATTCAATTTTAAAATCTTCCGTGAGAGACATAACCGCTTCTTGGCCATTAATTTCCACAGAAGTTTTTTCTCCCTTAGATATTTGTTCATCTGTCAGACGGGCCATTTGTAAATTTTCCGTACGATAGATAGAAGGTTGTCCGGGAGGAGTATTAAGAAGCATTAGGGTATAAGTCCCGTCTCCATCATCATAAGTGGCTTGTTGGACAGGATAACGTCCTTGGGTGACTTGATTAGGAGTAGTTACGGCAGCATTATTAGAGACTTTTTGAGACTGATTAGGAGTCGAGTCACCACAAGCCACCGTTGTCCAGCATAAAGCCAGAGACATTAAAATAGCAATGAATCTGCGAATCATAGAGTTATTTTGTGTTTAAAATGCAAAATTTTACCCTTATAAGGGGACAAGTTCCGAAAAATTGAGTAACAGTTGTTCATCAGTGAGTTCATCCCCAAACTGTGCTGGAGAGAAGTGAACTTGAATGGCTTGTAAACGGCCTTGATAATGGAAATTAATCAAAGCTTGGAGGCCATTTTCTAAAGCTTCTCTATCAGCGAGATAGGTTTCTAATTCAGGGGCTTCCCCAGTTAAAGCTACTGTGATCATAACAACCACATTACGAGTGATGGGGAAAGATAAAGGTGTGTTTTCCCTACTTGTTGCAGACTCTATTTCTGGTTCACTTAGGTAACGTTGGGCCGAATCGGTAAATAATTCTGTCACATAATCTCCCGCTTCCCCTTCATTCCAAAAGACATCCCCTTCATTAGCGGCTGATTGCCAATACATACTCATTTCCAGGATTTTTTGGCAAATATCTACCAATCCTTCTCCTAAAACGTTTAAATCTCCTTGAGAGTCTATCGCTTCTCTACCGGCCCGGTTAAGAACCCCTAAAATGGGGGCGATTTCATCCCCCATCAGATGAAGAAAAATCCGACAGACCACGAAGCGAGTTTTTCCCGTAAATTTGTTAATGCGATCGCGCCAAGAACTCATCGAAAAAATTGGGTCTGAAACCCCGCCCTAAGCGCGATAGCGGAGGGCGGCTTTATATGGGTTAGTGAGAAACAATTAAGCCGTTAGAACGACGAATTAATTGAATCTTACTGACAGCTATCTGCCCCAATCGTTTCCAATTGGTATCGCTAATAGATAGCTGTTTTTCGGTGTCTCCACTGACATAGCCAACTCCTTTGGGAGAAGAAACTAAGTCTCCTTTGCCGAATCCATGTCTTGTAGTGGAGCCACCATATTTACGTCGTTTACCCCCCTTGGAAGGAACCATAAGGTGAAGTTGACGGCGACTAATGGGAGGACGCTTGACGATAGCGAAAGGTGAATCTGTTACTTCAACAGATCCCTTCCAGTCGTGGCCATGCCCATTAGAAGTGTGGAATAGCAAATAATCTAAGAATTGAAAACAGGCCAGAGTGATCCCATCGTTAGCATGACTACTAGGGGACTGCTCTGCTTTGTTTTTAGACTTTTCTAGTCCCAGATGTTTTCTGAGATTAGAAGTCTGCCAACCAAGGCGGGTATGGACTGTTGCCAACTTAGAAAGCTGTTCGATAGCCCATTTCTGCCCAACCATAACAGCCGAGAATCCTTTTCCCGACTTGGCTCCTTTTCTTCCCGAAGTTAGATCAACATCGGCTTTGATGTACTCGAAGTAAATGTCGCAGATGGGATAGATTCGGGTTAATTCAGAAATGACTCGGAGTTCGAGTTGGCGGTTGGCCCTGATAGAAGGAGCCAACTTACCTTGTCTTCTGTTAGAGAATCGTTTCTGGCGATGCGCTCGTAGGTCAAAGGAGAGTTTACGGTTAATTCGTCGCCCCCTTCTTCCCCGTCGCATTAATCGCCGATTGTCCACGCGCTCTCTTACCCGTTTAAAGGGAAGTTCTAGGTGAGCTTTCCAAAGGGTAAAGCGAGACGATTGAACACCGATTCCAGAAAATAACTTACCTGGGTCAATGCCAATGGCAATCGGTTGAGTTTTATTGTTGGAAGGTTCGGTGGTTAATTGAACATAGAAAATATTTAGGTCGTTAAATTTACCAACGGCTTTTCCTTCGTTGAGCCACCGTCTAGCCCGACTGGGTTTAGTCGGCATCAACGGCTTTCCTTCTTTTGAAATAACAGGAACTCTTTGCATGGAGATAATCCTTAAGAGTTAAGTTAATTGTCCCTTCGCCCACCTAACAAACCATGTCTTGTCTTACAACGCCTTACCAATAAGGCTTAGAGGGAATCCG carries:
- a CDS encoding DUF1517 domain-containing protein, with the protein product MSSWRDRINKFTGKTRFVVCRIFLHLMGDEIAPILGVLNRAGREAIDSQGDLNVLGEGLVDICQKILEMSMYWQSAANEGDVFWNEGEAGDYVTELFTDSAQRYLSEPEIESATSRENTPLSFPITRNVVVMITVALTGEAPELETYLADREALENGLQALINFHYQGRLQAIQVHFSPAQFGDELTDEQLLLNFSELVPL
- a CDS encoding RRXRR domain-containing protein, with the protein product MQRVPVISKEGKPLMPTKPSRARRWLNEGKAVGKFNDLNIFYVQLTTEPSNNKTQPIAIGIDPGKLFSGIGVQSSRFTLWKAHLELPFKRVRERVDNRRLMRRGRRGRRINRKLSFDLRAHRQKRFSNRRQGKLAPSIRANRQLELRVISELTRIYPICDIYFEYIKADVDLTSGRKGAKSGKGFSAVMVGQKWAIEQLSKLATVHTRLGWQTSNLRKHLGLEKSKNKAEQSPSSHANDGITLACFQFLDYLLFHTSNGHGHDWKGSVEVTDSPFAIVKRPPISRRQLHLMVPSKGGKRRKYGGSTTRHGFGKGDLVSSPKGVGYVSGDTEKQLSISDTNWKRLGQIAVSKIQLIRRSNGLIVSH